ccgtttcgtatatcgacacgaaattcataactttttgccagcatggtctgaagatgatctgagccaaatttGGTGAACGGTCTacgaggagttcgaaaaagtagaaGACACATACCGAGTTCATAATGATACGTCAAAGTGTTcctaaaatatagcatttttggacaaaattcaaaacatgggaaaattggatatggttggACTCAGCATGATGCACCAAATCTTAAAAGACCAAATTTTTGGCtaaaccattcagaagttataagcaaaaatagacattttccatatctcctgaccactaggtggcactgtgccgaaacactgcaggttgCCTTAGGTCAtccttgttataacacacaccaagtttggtctcaatacacCAAATCATTggggagatatagcctcacaaccATTTTTGCGTGCTTTTCATAGAAATCGCGTGTTATTCGaaaacggtttgactaatcaactcgaattccataacttttttgccagcatggtctgaagatgatctgagccaattttggtgaaaatcagacaaaccgtataggacgagttcgaaaaagtaggttttaaaaaaaaaaaaaaaaaaaaaaaaattatagaaaaaaaactaaaccttacaatttttaaattttggacttcattcgatttggcatgagccaaggattcagaggcAAAAGGAATTTTTATTCTGTGCTTTACAGTTCAAAAGGTATAAgcataaaatgactgaaaatttGGACAAGTGATAATAATATTGACCCCTACAATGTAATTTTGGTTATTGCTGCcctaaacacaaatccaaatgttcaaactaaattcacagaacTCTTTGACTCTTttggcaaaatcaaacaatcacttcaaaaccatttcacctgtactcaaaatcaaacacatattttatatatatacatatatatgtatgtatgtatgtatatgtgtgtgcaaatgtgtacatgtatatctatctatctatctatctatctatctatctatctatctatctatctatctatctgtgtgtgtgtttatgtttttttgagtgtgtgtatgtttatgtattttttttaaagaaaaaaacaacaacaacaacatgcactgtgttagcatttcagaaaaactgtaaattagtcttcctattaacaccattttatttttaattcagattcacaaacacggaatgtgcacaaacacaagaggtgggatttatcacatgaaccaatcatagCTTATCATATCCAGTCATCATATTGCGGCACTGCCTCCTCTCGCGTGACTTTCCCCTATTCATTTTCAATTGCTCCCCACCAAATTCACTGCATGCTCTAaagggtctgttaaaactcagtgggcacAGGGGAGGTAAGACACACACAGACTCCCGCTGTAGCTTTACCTTAACTGTTGGACAGTGTTTCTTCAAATAAACAAGTgattatacactttttaatgttgaattttgtaatgtttgcattgtttcatttttgtgctacAAAATTTTTTTTCAACCAATATTTTAAGGAGGCACTGCCTCTCTTGCCTCCCtggaggtgtgtgtgtttgtgagctgTTTCAGAATTCTTCTTCACTGAAATAATCTTTTCATATTGTGGCTGATGACAAATCAGCCAGATGTCAACGTAATTCAATGAGAATGTAATAACAGATAAAATACTGATTGTTGAGTGCATGTCAGTAACTAATCACAGGCCGTTTTGTTCTTTTCAGGCCATGATGCTTGGGAGCTTGCTGTTTGCTGTGTGTTGTAGCGCAGCACTGGCCCATTTCAACACAAATCTAGACCAGAACTGGGAGTTGTGGAAGAAGACACATAACAAGTTTTATTCCAGTAAGGTGAGAATATGAATTTCACAAGCATCTGTCAGATGATCCCAAACCTGATCTTTTACCCACATCTACAAAGGGGACCAGTGAAACAACAGGACTACAAGTTGACTACAACATGGCACTAAAGACAGAGAGTAGCCTAACATCAAAGTCCTTACAAAACACAGAACAGGGATTGTGACAGTTTTAATCAGTGTTGtcaataatttaatgtattgcTTTATTAAACCATAATTGTCTGTTATTTATGTTGGTAGGATGAGGAACTGGGCAGGAGGGAGTTGTGGGAGAGAAACCTTGAACTTATCACCATTCACAACCTGGAGGCCTCCATGGGCCTGCATTCATACGACCTGAGCATGAACCACATGGGTGACATGGTGAGAACATGAGTGCAGTTTCTCTTTATTCCATTtccactgcatttatttgaccatgATTTGCACATGCATCCAGCCCcccaaaaaacattgtttacaaTATGAGAGAACAttatacagtaataaaatataccaagaatatatatatatattgcagtttatttaatttttaattttttgcatgctttctttagaaaactttcttagaaatgttttaatttgcaAGAGCATGTAGAAATTGAGCAGTCCTGAAATACATTTTGCTAGCCATAGACTATAATAGATGCCCTGCGAAGCAAGTGAATTTTATCACCTGTAGCTCAGTTATTCTTATTTGTGCCACGTTGATTCACAGACAACAGAGGAGATTCTGCAGTTATTGGCCACAACTCGCATCCCTCCTGACTTTAAGAGGCAAACAGCAGAATTTGTGGGCTCTTCTGGGGCTCCTGTCCCAAACTCTGTGGACTGGAGAGCTAAGGGATATGTCACCAGTGTGAAGGACCAGGTAtgattatactgtatattttgagAGAATACACTCTGATATTTGCTCATTtagatttgtgtttgtgtagctttttttaaaacagcttatttcttttcttttttttttttcaagaccaGAGACCAAAATAATGTAGCgtaataatattatatgtaGCATAAAGGCAAAAAGTTTCCTGTTTTAGTACCGTTATTATGTTTCTCTCTCCTTTTTTTCCAGGGCCAATGTCTTTCGTGTTGGGCGTTCAGCGCCGTTGGGGCTCTTGAAGGTCAGCTGATGAAGACCACAGGAAAGCTGGTCGACCTCAGTCCTCAGAATCTAGTGGACTGTGCCCCCAGTTATCAAAACAAGGGCTGCAATACTGGTTCAATGACTAAAGCCTTCgaatatgttattaataatgGGGGAATAAACTCTGAGTCGTTTTACCCTTATAAAGGAGTGGTAAGTTGTTTGCATGGGTCTCTgtgtagaaaaaaaactgatgagATTGCATTCAATAATAGAAGTGACAGGACCTGTTACTGTGAGATTTGAGTGATACATATGCAGTTAGGTCTCTACATCACTGGATTTATCAGTGTTTGgaccatttttaaaaagctgcaattcataatcattataagtgtaatctaataaataaatgtatgctaCAGCAAGGACCATGCAGATACAATCCATCCAAGCGTGCAGCAAAATGCACCAACTACTATATTGTCCGTCAAGGAGATGAGGAGGCCCTGAAGCAGGCTGTTGCTAACACTGGACCTATTTCAGTGGCCATTGATGCTTCCAGACCTCAGTTTCAGTTTTACCACAGTGGTGAGTATTTCTTCCCTACACATTTCAATCAGACTGATTACCAGATCAAGGTATTCAGGCTACACATGGTTAGTCATCCCCGTTGTCAGCAGGGGCGGATTGACCATTGAGAATTCCCGGTGGCCTGGCAGCCAGTTTGGCCCGCTGtcctttttgtgtttatttttttttttttttttttttttataaatattgttgttgtttttgttgcctGCTGAATGTGCTAAAGTTTTTATATCCGAATTCGCCATTCAATAATAAAACTCTAACAATGAATCGGTTAGTCTTGACTGGCAGCGCGAATCACTTCGCGCACGATCCGCGCATCCACGTTTCCGCCAAAAGGATGCGAGACTAGAGAATCAAGTGGAAGTGCCGGGAGGAGCAGAGAGAAAAAGCTCTGGTTACACA
The sequence above is drawn from the Labeo rohita strain BAU-BD-2019 chromosome 16, IGBB_LRoh.1.0, whole genome shotgun sequence genome and encodes:
- the LOC127178607 gene encoding cathepsin S → MMLGSLLFAVCCSAALAHFNTNLDQNWELWKKTHNKFYSSKDEELGRRELWERNLELITIHNLEASMGLHSYDLSMNHMGDMTTEEILQLLATTRIPPDFKRQTAEFVGSSGAPVPNSVDWRAKGYVTSVKDQGQCLSCWAFSAVGALEGQLMKTTGKLVDLSPQNLVDCAPSYQNKGCNTGSMTKAFEYVINNGGINSESFYPYKGVQGPCRYNPSKRAAKCTNYYIVRQGDEEALKQAVANTGPISVAIDASRPQFQFYHSGVYNDPSYTNKSNHAVLVVGYGGHAGQDFWLVKNSWGIHFGNGGYIHMARNQNNMCGIASYATYPVM